The Gordonibacter urolithinfaciens genome contains a region encoding:
- a CDS encoding 4Fe-4S binding protein, with amino-acid sequence MRETISRGQKRQRIRRLMLLATFLLFPIIIFYFSPVLIIEGALSGVVAASMLVFGLQFLTAIVLRRAWCGWLCAAGGLQELAATAVGKPSRPAWLKRVKYAIWVPWVLSIVACAWVAGGFTVVDPLYGIPGGVSMNNPLGLPIYFGIVALFFVPNLVLGRRAMCHGICWMAPFMVLGEKLGSALRVPQLHVSAEADRCIGCGKCDRACPMSLPVEQLAKGSAIVDAECIQCAACADACPKGVLKLRVGRLR; translated from the coding sequence ATGAGGGAGACGATCTCGCGGGGGCAGAAGCGCCAACGGATACGGCGGCTGATGCTGCTCGCAACGTTCTTGCTGTTCCCCATAATAATCTTTTACTTCTCGCCGGTGCTCATCATCGAGGGTGCGCTCTCGGGCGTCGTGGCGGCCAGCATGCTCGTGTTCGGCCTGCAGTTCCTGACGGCCATCGTGTTGCGCCGCGCATGGTGCGGATGGCTGTGCGCGGCGGGCGGGTTGCAGGAGCTTGCGGCCACCGCCGTGGGCAAGCCGTCGAGGCCCGCCTGGCTCAAGCGCGTGAAGTACGCCATCTGGGTGCCGTGGGTGCTCTCCATCGTCGCTTGCGCCTGGGTGGCGGGCGGCTTCACGGTGGTGGACCCGCTGTACGGCATCCCGGGCGGCGTGTCGATGAACAACCCGCTGGGCCTGCCCATCTACTTCGGCATCGTGGCGCTGTTCTTCGTCCCCAACCTCGTTCTGGGACGGCGCGCCATGTGCCACGGCATCTGCTGGATGGCGCCGTTCATGGTGTTGGGCGAGAAGCTGGGGAGCGCGCTGCGCGTCCCGCAGCTGCACGTGAGCGCCGAGGCCGACCGCTGCATCGGCTGCGGGAAGTGCGACCGCGCCTGCCCGATGAGCCTGCCGGTGGAGCAGCTGGCGAAGGGCAGCGCGATCGTTGATGCCGAGTGCATCCAGTGCGCGGCGTGCGCCGACGCCTGCCCGAAGGGCGTGCTCAAGCTGCGGGTGGGGAGGCTGCGATGA
- a CDS encoding 4Fe-4S dicluster domain-containing protein, with product MSVGFYLDQNRCTGCRACQVACKDKNRLEVGLLYREAHTYSVGEFPKSKAYSYSFGCNHCEEPICLKNCPTGAIYRAPDGTVVQDQSKCIGCRMCVMSCPYGQPKYFPDEGVSGKCDGCYGLREAGGEPACVAGCPNRALKFGEMDELRAEFGPDLNEGSIAVLPSPDETHPNILIKAKDCAQDAGYRELTW from the coding sequence ATGAGCGTTGGATTCTATTTGGATCAGAACCGCTGCACGGGTTGCCGTGCGTGCCAGGTTGCGTGCAAGGATAAGAATCGCCTGGAAGTGGGATTGCTGTATCGGGAAGCGCATACGTATTCTGTTGGGGAGTTCCCGAAGTCGAAGGCGTACAGCTACTCGTTCGGCTGCAACCATTGCGAGGAGCCTATCTGCTTGAAGAACTGCCCGACGGGGGCCATCTACCGGGCGCCCGACGGGACGGTCGTGCAGGACCAGAGCAAGTGCATCGGGTGCCGCATGTGCGTCATGTCGTGCCCGTACGGCCAGCCGAAGTACTTCCCGGACGAGGGCGTGTCCGGTAAGTGCGACGGCTGCTACGGCCTGCGCGAGGCCGGCGGCGAGCCGGCGTGCGTGGCGGGATGCCCCAACCGCGCGCTCAAGTTCGGCGAGATGGACGAGCTGCGCGCCGAGTTCGGCCCCGACTTGAACGAGGGCAGCATCGCCGTGCTGCCGTCCCCGGACGAGACGCACCCGAACATCCTCATCAAGGCGAAGGACTGCGCCCAAGATGCAGGATACCGGGAGCTTACCTGGTAA
- a CDS encoding radical SAM protein, protein MDLQGYRQAFDEAERDFEAAVEEYGLAFEREETSPREARVRTAASCGCRCENGASSLWRNWISPACLACRTGDETATFFVDLRCVKKCYFCFNPNQDHYEHFLSHERDIVAELEQAHAMGARFRCLAITGGEPLLHPEQVNAFLQRAAQLYPDAHTRLYTCGDLLDERSLQELAESGLDEIRFSIKPPDAGDGQDRVYELMEQAVGTIPAVVVEVPVIPGSLDQMKDLLVRSDALGISGVNLLEFCFPLHNAAEFAKRGFQLRKHPFKYLYNYWYGGGVPVAGSEAEALELLAFAEREGLRLGIHYCSSDNKNTGQIYQQNKAFFADPALRDAHPWMRADEEDRFLKCAKAFGEDARWAREWAEGAGVVCGYDPDVPSLALADDDAAALEEACPSIVLAESVNVVEEREPDGAPRAGRAGARPALYLREVAVEPRA, encoded by the coding sequence GTGGATCTTCAGGGCTACAGGCAGGCGTTCGACGAGGCGGAGCGCGACTTCGAGGCTGCGGTGGAGGAGTACGGCCTGGCGTTCGAGCGCGAGGAGACCTCCCCGCGCGAGGCGCGCGTGCGCACGGCGGCATCGTGCGGGTGCCGCTGCGAGAACGGCGCCTCGTCGCTGTGGCGCAACTGGATATCGCCCGCGTGCCTGGCCTGCCGCACCGGCGACGAGACGGCCACGTTCTTCGTCGATTTGCGGTGCGTGAAGAAGTGCTATTTCTGCTTCAACCCGAACCAGGACCACTACGAGCACTTCCTCTCCCATGAGCGCGACATCGTGGCGGAGCTCGAGCAGGCGCATGCCATGGGCGCGCGGTTCCGCTGCCTGGCCATCACGGGCGGCGAGCCGCTGCTGCACCCCGAGCAGGTGAACGCCTTCCTTCAGCGAGCCGCCCAGCTCTACCCGGACGCCCACACGCGCCTGTACACGTGCGGCGACCTGCTTGACGAGCGCAGCCTGCAGGAGCTTGCCGAAAGCGGCCTGGACGAGATCCGCTTCAGCATCAAGCCGCCCGACGCGGGCGACGGCCAGGACCGCGTGTACGAGCTCATGGAGCAGGCGGTGGGCACGATTCCGGCCGTGGTGGTGGAGGTGCCCGTGATACCGGGCTCGCTCGATCAGATGAAGGACCTGCTGGTGCGGTCGGACGCCCTCGGCATCAGCGGGGTCAACCTGCTGGAGTTCTGCTTTCCGCTGCACAACGCCGCAGAGTTCGCGAAACGCGGCTTCCAGCTGCGCAAGCATCCCTTCAAGTATCTCTACAACTACTGGTACGGCGGCGGGGTGCCGGTGGCCGGCAGCGAGGCCGAGGCCTTGGAGCTGCTGGCGTTCGCCGAGCGCGAGGGCCTGCGGCTGGGAATCCACTACTGCAGCTCGGACAACAAGAACACCGGCCAGATATACCAGCAGAACAAGGCGTTCTTCGCGGACCCGGCGCTGCGGGACGCGCACCCGTGGATGCGTGCGGACGAGGAAGACCGGTTCCTGAAGTGCGCGAAGGCCTTCGGGGAGGATGCGCGCTGGGCGAGGGAATGGGCCGAGGGCGCCGGCGTGGTTTGCGGCTACGACCCGGACGTGCCGAGCCTTGCGCTTGCGGACGACGACGCCGCGGCGCTGGAGGAGGCCTGCCCGTCCATCGTCCTGGCCGAGAGCGTGAACGTGGTGGAGGAGCGCGAGCCGGACGGCGCGCCCAGGGCGGGACGCGCCGGCGCGCGCCCCGCCCTCTACCTGCGGGAGGTGGCCGTCGAGCCTAGAGCTTGA
- a CDS encoding TetR/AcrR family transcriptional regulator: MPEQRVGREQVLDAALAVVREQGEAALSARSVAQRAGCSVQPIYSLFGDMGELVRQLYDHARAWVAAYNREHEHDGCNAFESNGLSHLRLAREERPLFHFLYLSPHMEATGFEGVYESVAIDGVQQCIEELGHLSPEAARELYLDMIVFVHGMAAMLATGAQFSDEELHARTDRAFKGFVSLVRA, encoded by the coding sequence ATGCCGGAGCAGCGGGTGGGCAGGGAGCAGGTGCTCGACGCGGCGCTTGCCGTCGTGCGCGAGCAGGGCGAGGCGGCGCTGAGCGCGCGGTCGGTGGCGCAGCGGGCGGGGTGCTCGGTGCAGCCGATCTACAGCCTGTTCGGCGACATGGGGGAGCTGGTGCGGCAGTTGTACGACCACGCCCGGGCGTGGGTTGCGGCATACAACCGCGAGCATGAGCACGACGGGTGCAACGCCTTCGAGTCCAACGGCCTTTCGCACCTGCGGCTTGCGCGCGAGGAGCGGCCGCTGTTCCACTTCCTGTACCTGTCGCCCCATATGGAAGCGACGGGCTTCGAAGGCGTGTACGAGAGCGTCGCCATCGATGGCGTGCAGCAGTGCATCGAGGAGCTGGGGCATCTGTCGCCCGAGGCGGCGCGCGAGCTGTACCTCGACATGATCGTCTTCGTGCACGGCATGGCGGCGATGCTGGCCACGGGCGCGCAGTTCTCCGACGAGGAGCTGCACGCGCGCACGGATCGTGCGTTCAAGGGGTTCGTCTCGCTGGTGCGCGCGTGA
- the hdcA gene encoding histidine decarboxylase, pyruvoyl type: MKNIEERRNRTIAREANYHASMRAPHIDKTAISPYDDYCDGYGMPGAYGNGYVSVLKVSAGTVEKTNDALIDTIVTYDKAETADAYIGQINMLTASSFCGMAGQVWGYDLARHDDITSGKSQPLFTEKQFDGSELKVFDAAPLLNAGVELFGTENNRRYHPIPGAHTICANKGVTAYRPKEDRPLKAGEAYGIWSFIAISLSADRDFSADLFIEDAGVWTENDNEDDMMAFLEQHRKEIVWSVVECGRDSNVLFDRTYVGFAHRMMKPGEIGNAITVGPYVTLARNAVPTTGFTSLNDLNLSDWLKEMDFESLTNLAK; encoded by the coding sequence TTGAAGAACATCGAGGAACGCCGCAACCGCACCATCGCCCGCGAGGCGAACTACCACGCGAGCATGCGTGCGCCGCACATCGACAAGACGGCCATCAGCCCTTATGACGATTACTGCGACGGTTACGGCATGCCGGGCGCCTACGGCAACGGCTACGTGTCCGTGCTGAAGGTGTCGGCCGGCACGGTGGAGAAGACCAACGACGCGCTCATCGACACCATCGTCACCTACGACAAGGCGGAGACGGCCGATGCCTACATCGGCCAGATCAACATGCTCACGGCTTCCTCGTTCTGCGGCATGGCCGGCCAGGTGTGGGGCTACGACCTGGCCCGTCACGACGACATCACGTCGGGCAAGAGCCAGCCGCTGTTCACCGAGAAGCAGTTCGACGGCTCCGAGCTCAAGGTGTTCGACGCCGCCCCGCTGCTGAACGCCGGCGTCGAGCTGTTCGGCACCGAGAACAACCGCCGCTACCATCCCATCCCCGGCGCGCACACCATCTGCGCCAACAAGGGCGTCACCGCCTACCGCCCGAAGGAGGACCGCCCGCTCAAGGCCGGCGAGGCCTACGGCATCTGGTCGTTCATCGCCATCTCGCTGTCCGCCGACCGCGACTTCTCTGCCGACCTGTTCATCGAGGACGCCGGCGTATGGACCGAAAACGACAACGAGGACGACATGATGGCCTTCCTCGAGCAGCACCGCAAGGAGATCGTCTGGTCCGTGGTGGAGTGCGGCCGCGACTCCAACGTGCTGTTCGACCGCACGTACGTGGGCTTCGCGCACCGCATGATGAAGCCGGGCGAGATCGGCAACGCCATCACCGTGGGCCCCTACGTCACGCTGGCCCGCAACGCCGTGCCCACCACGGGATTCACGTCGCTGAACGACCTCAACCTCTCCGACTGGCTGAAGGAAATGGACTTCGAGTCGCTCACGAACCTCGCGAAGTAG
- a CDS encoding molecular chaperone: MPNEERESALAMGLARRTYLYRLFHVVFGSRPTGEGVAKVLGGETPALLGSVGEALARDGFADLAGRTLGPSGRSLAACAEDARAWAERAQGEAGDPERAEALAARLRASYDRLFQVPGEHYVHPWESPYTGKESVVFQESTLDVRSFYHAAGFKLRAEKRFPDDHIAAMMDYLGALSQRAYEAFADGRDDEAARTLATQRQFVDRHLLNWVDQFAAKVIEHDAQGCYGALAGGMAAFATLDRVLSEQVEAELAEPE, encoded by the coding sequence ATGCCGAACGAGGAGCGCGAGAGCGCGCTAGCGATGGGGCTGGCCCGTCGCACGTACCTGTACCGCCTGTTCCATGTGGTGTTCGGAAGCCGCCCGACCGGCGAGGGCGTCGCGAAGGTGCTCGGCGGCGAGACGCCGGCCCTGCTCGGCTCTGTGGGCGAGGCGCTGGCCCGGGACGGCTTCGCCGATCTGGCGGGCCGGACGCTCGGCCCGTCCGGGCGCAGCCTTGCCGCCTGCGCCGAAGACGCCCGTGCCTGGGCCGAGCGGGCGCAGGGCGAAGCGGGCGACCCGGAGCGCGCCGAGGCCCTTGCCGCGCGCCTGCGCGCCTCCTACGACCGGCTGTTCCAGGTGCCCGGCGAGCATTACGTGCATCCCTGGGAATCGCCGTACACGGGCAAGGAGTCCGTGGTGTTCCAGGAGAGCACGCTCGACGTCCGGTCGTTCTACCATGCGGCAGGGTTCAAGCTGCGAGCGGAGAAGCGATTCCCCGACGACCACATCGCTGCTATGATGGACTACCTGGGCGCTTTGAGCCAGCGTGCGTACGAGGCGTTCGCCGACGGCCGCGACGACGAGGCGGCCCGGACGCTCGCGACGCAGCGGCAGTTCGTCGACCGGCACCTGCTGAACTGGGTCGACCAATTCGCAGCCAAGGTCATCGAGCACGATGCGCAGGGGTGCTATGGTGCACTCGCGGGCGGCATGGCGGCGTTCGCCACGCTCGACCGCGTGCTGTCCGAGCAGGTCGAGGCAGAGCTGGCCGAGCCGGAGTAG
- a CDS encoding type II toxin-antitoxin system prevent-host-death family antitoxin, translating into MSALAAPLPVIRPITDLRTQLNDVCTQATELQEPIVLTKNGVASFVLMDSNAYETTERRNRVYLALREAEIEEKYRPETLNADDSEAKMREIFALWNLDYPSNGD; encoded by the coding sequence ATGTCCGCTCTCGCCGCACCGCTACCCGTCATCAGGCCCATTACCGACCTGCGCACGCAACTCAACGATGTGTGCACCCAGGCGACCGAGCTGCAAGAGCCCATCGTGCTCACGAAGAACGGCGTGGCTTCCTTCGTGCTCATGGACAGCAACGCGTACGAAACGACCGAACGGCGCAACCGTGTTTACCTGGCGCTCCGCGAGGCGGAAATCGAAGAGAAATACCGTCCCGAAACCCTCAACGCCGACGATTCCGAAGCGAAGATGCGCGAGATCTTCGCGCTCTGGAACCTCGACTACCCTTCGAACGGGGACTGA
- a CDS encoding MerR family transcriptional regulator, which produces MECERAERGYTVHELAALSGCTVRTLHHYDELGLVRAGRAANGYRRYGPAEVDRLQQVLLYREAEMPLADIKRLLDDPAFDARDALAGHLRELHARKERLDGLIASVEKTLASMEGDGPMKDEEKFEAFKQGLVDENEKKYGKEVRERWGDDAADASNAKLMGMTEEQYRATQELEREIRDVLVAAMETGDPASEEARHAADLHRQWLCAFWKDGTYSKAAHRGLAEMYVADERFKAYYEAWAPGAAEFLRDAIKAF; this is translated from the coding sequence ATGGAGTGCGAGCGGGCGGAGCGCGGCTACACGGTGCACGAGCTGGCGGCGTTGTCGGGGTGCACGGTGCGCACGTTGCACCATTACGACGAGCTGGGGCTGGTGCGGGCCGGGCGCGCGGCGAACGGCTACCGACGCTACGGGCCCGCCGAGGTAGACCGGCTGCAGCAGGTGCTGCTGTACCGCGAGGCCGAGATGCCGCTGGCGGACATCAAGCGGCTGCTGGACGACCCGGCGTTCGACGCGCGCGATGCGCTAGCCGGGCATCTGCGCGAGCTGCACGCGCGCAAGGAGCGCCTTGACGGACTGATCGCGAGCGTGGAGAAGACGCTCGCCAGCATGGAAGGAGATGGCCCGATGAAGGACGAGGAGAAGTTCGAGGCGTTCAAGCAAGGCCTCGTGGACGAGAACGAGAAGAAGTACGGCAAGGAGGTGCGCGAGCGCTGGGGCGACGATGCCGCCGACGCGAGCAACGCGAAGCTCATGGGCATGACCGAGGAACAGTACCGCGCTACGCAGGAGCTGGAGCGGGAGATCAGGGACGTCCTCGTGGCGGCGATGGAGACGGGCGACCCGGCAAGCGAGGAAGCGCGCCATGCGGCCGATCTGCACCGTCAATGGCTGTGCGCTTTCTGGAAGGACGGTACGTACTCCAAGGCCGCGCATCGGGGCCTCGCCGAGATGTACGTTGCCGACGAGCGCTTCAAGGCCTACTACGAGGCATGGGCCCCTGGCGCCGCCGAGTTCCTCCGCGACGCCATCAAGGCTTTCTAA
- a CDS encoding molybdopterin-dependent oxidoreductase has product MSIQSKNISRRGFLGASAAVAASAALLSATGCSAEASLDAADKHELPVDPAEGGEWVAAACWHNCGGRCMNKVMVKDGAVVRQKTDDTHEDSPDYPQQRGCVRGKAQQQQCFGADRVLYPLKRKGWKPGGGENSNGQMRGKDEWERISWDEAIDLACQEIKRISDEYGPTGFYCKSPDASINVMCGCVRGWDTTSHGTYTLGCDMIGLPPTDCGKANDRFDLKNADYIILYSSNPTWSAAGTPTYYFIQAKEAGVKFVTVDPLYNATAQTLDADWVPVRNGTDMSFMLAVAYEMLRLDKEEGDIVDWDFIHKYTVGFDAESMPADAKLNENLMDYLLGVYDGVPKTPEWAEPFCGVPPEQVTEFARILGKNNKTMLLHNYGMVRCNGSEMIPQMLMTLGAMGGHMGKSGHACGGNYHANAGNYGPNLVTAGKAKTPKTKNPCSTGVRQPQLYDIILNGGGSFYDVSNSYGSFHEPIPTTLGPIKGIFHVTDATLQTSLHQKAGIEAHRAVDFVLTRAQFMTTNALFSDIVLPVTTEWERVGSVTSCNREFVYCYSQVTEPLGEAKTDQEIGTLLLEGMGMDPTLAYDTSEKQQFFEQISGCKVMGDNGKMGPLVTITDSDISEWGVNGTPQKGVISLADFIENGGYQFERKPDDGHGFIGYEDFVTDPVANPLSSASGKLEIYCQARYDLMASFEYDGIEQFKPYPTYVVPCVGYESTFKDEKVGGEKGEYPYLMYNPHYLRRSHTVFDNCPWLREAWPNPVFLSRQDAEEKGIEEGDTVLISTPAGKGLRKAAVMDILMPGIVGVPHGAWVDVDEETGIDRAGSDNYLIGAEYGGMGVSGYNNQICNIEKYDEEQLVPDCELPPRWSKN; this is encoded by the coding sequence GTGAGCATTCAATCCAAGAACATTTCTCGTCGCGGCTTTCTGGGGGCCTCGGCGGCGGTGGCGGCGAGCGCTGCCCTGCTGTCGGCCACGGGCTGCTCCGCGGAGGCGAGCCTCGACGCCGCCGACAAGCACGAGCTGCCCGTCGACCCGGCTGAAGGCGGCGAGTGGGTGGCGGCCGCGTGCTGGCACAACTGCGGCGGGCGCTGCATGAACAAGGTCATGGTCAAGGATGGCGCCGTCGTGCGCCAGAAGACCGACGACACGCACGAGGACTCGCCGGACTACCCGCAGCAGCGCGGCTGCGTGCGCGGCAAGGCCCAGCAACAGCAGTGCTTCGGGGCGGATCGCGTTCTCTATCCGCTCAAGCGAAAGGGCTGGAAGCCGGGCGGTGGAGAGAATTCGAACGGGCAGATGCGCGGTAAGGACGAGTGGGAGCGCATCAGCTGGGACGAAGCCATCGACCTGGCATGCCAGGAGATCAAGCGGATCAGCGACGAGTACGGCCCGACTGGCTTTTACTGCAAGTCTCCGGATGCCAGCATCAACGTCATGTGCGGCTGCGTGCGCGGATGGGATACCACTTCGCACGGAACCTACACGCTGGGATGCGACATGATCGGCCTTCCGCCGACCGATTGCGGCAAGGCGAACGACCGCTTCGATCTGAAAAATGCCGACTACATCATCCTTTACTCGTCGAATCCCACGTGGTCGGCAGCCGGTACGCCGACGTATTACTTCATCCAGGCCAAGGAGGCGGGCGTAAAGTTCGTGACCGTCGACCCGCTGTACAATGCAACGGCGCAGACGCTCGACGCCGACTGGGTTCCGGTGCGAAACGGCACCGATATGTCCTTCATGCTTGCCGTGGCTTACGAGATGCTGCGCCTCGACAAAGAAGAAGGCGATATCGTCGACTGGGATTTCATCCACAAGTACACGGTGGGCTTTGACGCAGAGAGCATGCCTGCGGATGCAAAGCTCAACGAGAATCTTATGGACTACCTGCTGGGCGTCTACGACGGGGTTCCGAAAACACCCGAGTGGGCCGAGCCCTTCTGCGGTGTTCCGCCCGAGCAGGTAACGGAGTTCGCGCGCATCTTGGGCAAAAACAACAAGACCATGCTTTTGCACAACTACGGAATGGTGCGCTGCAACGGGTCCGAGATGATCCCCCAGATGCTCATGACGCTGGGTGCAATGGGCGGCCATATGGGCAAGTCGGGGCATGCCTGCGGCGGCAACTACCATGCCAACGCGGGCAACTACGGGCCCAACCTGGTGACCGCAGGGAAAGCCAAGACCCCCAAAACGAAGAATCCCTGCTCGACGGGCGTGCGCCAACCGCAGCTCTACGACATCATCCTCAACGGCGGCGGGTCCTTCTACGACGTGTCGAATTCTTACGGGAGCTTTCACGAGCCTATTCCGACGACACTCGGTCCCATCAAGGGCATCTTCCATGTGACCGATGCAACGCTGCAGACTTCGCTGCACCAGAAGGCGGGTATCGAGGCCCATCGCGCCGTGGACTTCGTGCTTACGCGCGCCCAGTTCATGACGACGAACGCCCTCTTCTCGGACATCGTCCTGCCCGTCACGACCGAGTGGGAGCGCGTCGGTTCGGTGACATCGTGCAACCGCGAGTTCGTGTACTGCTACTCGCAGGTGACCGAACCGCTCGGTGAGGCGAAGACCGACCAGGAGATCGGCACGCTGCTGCTCGAGGGCATGGGAATGGATCCGACGCTTGCCTACGATACCTCGGAAAAGCAGCAGTTCTTCGAGCAGATTTCCGGTTGCAAGGTAATGGGCGACAACGGCAAGATGGGCCCCCTCGTTACCATCACCGATTCCGATATCTCGGAATGGGGGGTGAACGGAACACCCCAGAAAGGCGTGATCTCGCTTGCTGATTTCATCGAGAACGGCGGGTACCAGTTCGAGCGCAAGCCCGATGATGGGCACGGCTTTATCGGCTACGAGGATTTCGTAACCGATCCAGTTGCCAATCCGCTCTCGAGCGCGAGCGGTAAGCTCGAGATCTACTGCCAGGCTCGATACGACCTTATGGCGTCGTTCGAATACGATGGCATCGAGCAGTTTAAGCCGTACCCCACATACGTCGTTCCGTGCGTTGGGTACGAATCCACGTTCAAGGACGAGAAGGTGGGCGGCGAGAAGGGCGAGTATCCTTACCTTATGTACAACCCTCACTATCTGCGCCGCTCCCATACCGTGTTCGACAACTGCCCTTGGCTGCGCGAGGCGTGGCCGAACCCGGTGTTCCTTAGCCGCCAGGATGCGGAAGAGAAGGGTATCGAGGAAGGGGACACGGTTCTCATCAGCACCCCCGCCGGGAAAGGCTTGCGCAAAGCGGCGGTAATGGACATCCTTATGCCGGGAATCGTCGGTGTGCCGCACGGTGCATGGGTCGATGTCGACGAGGAAACGGGAATTGATCGTGCCGGTTCGGATAACTACCTGATCGGTGCTGAGTACGGTGGCATGGGCGTGTCGGGCTACAACAACCAGATATGCAACATCGAGAAGTACGACGAAGAGCAGCTGGTACCCGATTGCGAACTGCCGCCTCGTTGGAGCAAGAACTAG
- a CDS encoding basic amino acid/polyamine antiporter has translation MADNTSTGSSGSAAKASDSSKKVGLIGLVGIVISAMIGGGIYNLPQNMAADASAGAIIIAWVVTGIGIWFIANTFRILSAARPELTNGLYTYAEKGFGKLIGFFVAYGYWICNCFALVAYSVLVMATLDYFVPDFSGGNNIPSIIGGSIITWIMYLLALQGAKSTSFLNIIGTIGKLLPVAIFIIAVATVFKFSVFMEGFWGMKGTIDLTFSWDNVMPQVQATMLVTLWLFLGIEGAVVVSGKAKSQAAVRKATTIGFLVTLALYIIVSLLPLGVYSQADVGAMADPSMAAIMLDKFGKWGEILVNAGVIVSVLSSWLVWMLMLGEMPLAASKSGIFPKAFVKENKKGSPSTALLWTTIIVQIVLVISFFIGSNAWTTMISITSVMALPCYLFCTLFLFKIAIKKEYPEGIFASRNMAVFTGAAGSLYGLWLIYAAGLNYLMVACIVYAVGLPLYIVGVRQHDPKAKLFAKTSDKVIVAVVVALGIAGLVYSIVTFGHVKL, from the coding sequence ATGGCAGACAATACCTCGACCGGTTCCAGCGGAAGCGCCGCCAAGGCATCCGACAGCTCGAAGAAGGTAGGGCTGATCGGCCTCGTCGGCATCGTCATCAGCGCCATGATCGGCGGAGGCATCTACAACCTCCCCCAGAACATGGCCGCGGACGCCTCCGCTGGAGCCATCATCATCGCCTGGGTGGTCACGGGCATCGGCATCTGGTTCATCGCGAACACGTTCCGCATCCTCTCGGCCGCGCGCCCGGAGCTCACGAACGGCCTGTACACGTACGCCGAGAAGGGCTTCGGCAAGCTCATCGGCTTCTTCGTGGCCTACGGCTACTGGATCTGCAACTGTTTCGCCCTCGTGGCGTACTCGGTGCTGGTCATGGCCACGCTCGACTACTTCGTGCCCGACTTCTCGGGCGGCAACAACATCCCGTCCATCATCGGCGGCTCCATCATCACGTGGATCATGTACCTGCTGGCCCTGCAGGGCGCGAAGTCCACGAGCTTCCTGAACATCATCGGCACCATCGGCAAGCTGCTGCCCGTGGCCATCTTCATCATCGCGGTGGCCACCGTGTTCAAGTTCTCGGTGTTCATGGAGGGCTTCTGGGGCATGAAGGGCACCATCGACCTGACGTTCAGCTGGGACAACGTCATGCCGCAGGTGCAGGCCACGATGCTCGTCACACTGTGGCTGTTCTTGGGCATCGAGGGCGCCGTCGTGGTGTCGGGCAAGGCGAAGTCGCAGGCCGCCGTGCGCAAGGCCACGACCATCGGCTTTCTGGTCACGCTCGCGCTCTACATCATCGTGTCGCTGCTGCCGCTCGGCGTGTACTCGCAGGCCGACGTCGGCGCCATGGCCGACCCTTCCATGGCCGCCATCATGTTGGACAAGTTCGGGAAATGGGGCGAGATCCTGGTGAACGCCGGCGTCATCGTGTCGGTGCTGAGCTCCTGGCTCGTGTGGATGCTCATGCTGGGCGAGATGCCGCTGGCCGCCTCGAAGAGCGGCATCTTCCCCAAGGCGTTCGTGAAGGAGAACAAGAAGGGCTCGCCGTCCACCGCGCTGCTGTGGACCACCATCATCGTGCAGATCGTGCTCGTTATCTCGTTCTTCATCGGCAGCAACGCCTGGACCACCATGATCAGCATCACCAGCGTCATGGCGCTGCCGTGCTACCTGTTCTGCACGCTCTTCCTTTTCAAGATCGCCATCAAGAAAGAATACCCGGAGGGCATCTTCGCCAGCCGGAACATGGCGGTGTTCACCGGCGCGGCCGGCTCGCTCTACGGCCTGTGGCTCATCTACGCCGCCGGGCTGAACTACCTCATGGTGGCGTGCATCGTGTACGCCGTCGGCCTGCCGCTCTACATCGTGGGCGTGCGCCAGCACGACCCCAAGGCGAAGCTGTTCGCCAAGACCTCGGACAAGGTCATCGTGGCCGTGGTGGTGGCGCTGGGCATAGCCGGGCTCGTCTACTCCATCGTCACGTTCGGGCACGTCAAGCTCTAG
- a CDS encoding type II toxin-antitoxin system RelE/ParE family toxin, which translates to MLELAWRPRAHLDRESIAIYLGLECKNPQAALAAIQRVDAAIEHARSFPDAGGRFAIDGLHHREYRTVLASPYTVYYRCDDTALTVYRILHQRQDIDTYALVDLPE; encoded by the coding sequence ATGCTCGAACTCGCTTGGAGACCGCGCGCCCACCTCGATCGGGAGTCGATCGCCATCTACCTGGGACTTGAATGCAAAAACCCGCAAGCCGCCCTTGCGGCGATCCAGCGCGTCGACGCTGCAATCGAACATGCGCGCTCATTTCCCGATGCAGGCGGGCGCTTCGCAATAGACGGGCTTCACCATCGGGAATATCGAACGGTGCTGGCAAGCCCGTACACGGTGTACTACCGCTGCGACGACACGGCACTGACGGTGTACCGCATTCTCCATCAGCGCCAGGACATTGACACCTACGCCCTCGTCGACCTGCCGGAATAA